GTTCGAGGCACTGCTGGCCGGCGTGCCGGTGCGGGGGCGGATGGATGCGGTGTTCCGCGACGCCGACGGCGGCTGGACCGTCGTCGACTGGAAGACCGGCGCCCGGCCGACCGGCGCCCGGGCCGAGTCCGCCGCGGTGCAGCTGGCGGCCTACCGCCTGGCATGGGCGGAGCTCACCGGCGCGCCGCTCGCGACGGTGCGCGCGGCGTTCCACTACGTGCGCAGCAACGAGACCGTGCAGCCCGTCGACCTGCTCGACGCTTCGGGTCTGGCCGCACTGGTCGCGACCCTGCCGGAGGCGTCAGCGACCCGGGCCCGCTGACAGTCCGGTGCAGCCGCGCAGGTCCGACCACCTCTGCTGCGCCGCCACGGCCGCCGGCCCGCTCAGCGGCCGGGGAACTCCGCCCTCGATGTGGGCCGGCGTCCAGTGCGCTGCCTGCACGTGCCGGCCCTGGACGGTCAGCGTCAGCACACCGGTCTGCGTGCCCGGGCCATGGCCGCTGGAGTAGAAGACGAAGTTGCCCAACCCGTAGTCGACGTAGGCCTGTCCCATCCACCCGCCGCCGAGCAGCACGTGCGCGTGCGACCCGACGACCACGTCGGCGCCCGCCTCGACCAGCGACCGGGCGATCGACGACTGGGCCGCCGTCGGGCACGACGCGCGCTCGGTGCCGTAGTGCACGTCGACCACGACCACGTCGGCCTGCGCCCGCGCGGTGCGCACCTCCGCCAGCAGGCGCTCGACCCGCTTCGCCGAGGCGAGGCCCGGCTTGCCCGGGCCCGCCGTCCACGCCTGCACGAGGTGGTCGTCGAGCACCTGGGTCGCGCCGATGACCGCGACGCGGACACCACGCACGTCGGCGACGTAGGGCCGGTACGCCGACGCCTCGTCCTCGCCGATGCCCACCACGGGGAAGCCCGCCGCCCGGGCGGCGGCGAGCGAGTCGCGCAGCCCGACCACGCCGTAGTCCATGCCGTGGTTGTTGGCCATGGTCGCCACGTCGATCCCGGCCGCCTTCAGGGCCGTGAAGGTCGTCGCGGGTGCGCGGAACACGTACTGCTTCGGCGCCGCCGTCCCGCGATCGGTGACGGCGGTCTCGAGATTGACGATCGCCAGGTCGGCCGCCGAGAGCACCCCGGCCACCGGCTGCAGCGCGGTCGCCGGGTCAG
This genomic stretch from Mycobacteriales bacterium harbors:
- a CDS encoding CapA family protein, with protein sequence MAAWDLMRRRSLIALGPLVVALGCGGGHQLAAREVADAASPSGLHASPIAAPSSSAAASVSPPAARDLPAITLAFGGDVHFEGASRARLAADPATALQPVAGVLSAADLAIVNLETAVTDRGTAAPKQYVFRAPATTFTALKAAGIDVATMANNHGMDYGVVGLRDSLAAARAAGFPVVGIGEDEASAYRPYVADVRGVRVAVIGATQVLDDHLVQAWTAGPGKPGLASAKRVERLLAEVRTARAQADVVVVDVHYGTERASCPTAAQSSIARSLVEAGADVVVGSHAHVLLGGGWMGQAYVDYGLGNFVFYSSGHGPGTQTGVLTLTVQGRHVQAAHWTPAHIEGGVPRPLSGPAAVAAQQRWSDLRGCTGLSAGPGR